The proteins below come from a single Halomicroarcula saliterrae genomic window:
- the surE gene encoding 5'/3'-nucleotidase SurE: protein MKEPRVLLTNDDGIDAPGLASCYEELTAFADVTVVAPMENQSGVGRTRSHRTARESHPWGYALDGTPADCVAYGLRGLDEPFDLVVSGCNHGPNAGNYVVGRSGTVGACVEAGFLGTPGVAVSAYHCEDFFVHPADDYDFDRPARVMSEVVVRALSGDIFDTADFLNLNVPVDVADPEMVLTEPYHDYDLQVEHETETAVDEQANQGTVGDIALRDVVWPDTAGWENPFESDTDLAERYPEGSDRRAIINGAVSLSPLTAPAVGVQSGALDGLVGEFNESEAARERAARADDRE from the coding sequence ATGAAGGAGCCGCGGGTCCTGCTGACGAACGACGACGGTATCGACGCGCCCGGACTGGCCAGCTGCTACGAGGAACTCACCGCGTTCGCGGACGTGACAGTGGTCGCGCCGATGGAGAACCAGAGCGGTGTCGGACGGACCCGGAGTCACCGCACGGCCCGCGAGAGCCACCCGTGGGGGTACGCGCTCGACGGGACGCCGGCCGACTGCGTGGCCTACGGGCTGCGCGGGCTGGACGAGCCGTTCGACCTGGTGGTCTCTGGCTGTAACCACGGCCCCAACGCCGGCAACTACGTCGTCGGCCGCTCGGGAACGGTCGGGGCCTGCGTCGAAGCGGGCTTTCTCGGGACACCCGGCGTCGCCGTCTCGGCGTACCACTGCGAGGACTTCTTCGTCCACCCCGCGGACGACTACGACTTCGACCGACCGGCCCGGGTCATGAGCGAGGTGGTCGTCCGGGCGCTCTCGGGCGATATCTTCGACACCGCCGACTTCCTGAACCTGAACGTTCCGGTCGACGTGGCCGACCCCGAAATGGTCCTGACTGAACCCTACCACGACTACGACCTGCAGGTCGAACACGAGACCGAGACGGCCGTCGACGAGCAGGCCAACCAGGGCACCGTCGGCGACATCGCGCTGCGCGACGTGGTCTGGCCCGACACCGCGGGCTGGGAGAACCCCTTCGAGAGCGACACCGACCTCGCCGAACGCTACCCGGAAGGCAGCGACCGCCGGGCCATTATCAACGGCGCAGTCAGCCTCTCGCCGCTGACGGCGCCTGCGGTCGGTGTACAGTCGGGCGCACTCGACGGGCTGGTCGGGGAGTTCAACGAGAGCGAGGCGGCCCGCGAGCGCGCGGCCCGAGCGGACGACCGCGAGTGA
- a CDS encoding magnesium transporter has protein sequence MTVREVAEEAYRESLPVLALSAAGGLFAGVVLGGMDAELERVAGLLVLVPALLATRGNVYGSLGARLGSALHQGLVEPTFSTDDERVNAAVAAALANGVMVSGIAAVLAVALLGALGRPSAPLSTLVAIALLAGVISGVLLTVAVVSVVFVGYRRGLNPDTLAGPVVTTTGDVVGIATLLVATRLVLALGGG, from the coding sequence ATGACCGTCCGCGAGGTGGCCGAGGAGGCCTACCGGGAGTCACTGCCCGTGTTGGCACTCAGTGCCGCCGGCGGACTCTTCGCGGGGGTCGTGCTGGGCGGAATGGACGCGGAACTGGAGCGGGTCGCGGGGTTGCTCGTGCTGGTCCCGGCGCTGCTGGCGACGCGGGGGAACGTCTACGGCTCGCTGGGGGCGCGGCTGGGGTCGGCGCTCCATCAGGGGCTCGTCGAGCCGACGTTTTCGACGGACGACGAGCGCGTGAACGCGGCCGTGGCGGCGGCACTGGCAAACGGCGTCATGGTCAGCGGCATCGCCGCGGTACTGGCGGTCGCCCTGCTCGGAGCGCTGGGTCGACCGTCGGCCCCGCTGTCGACGCTGGTGGCCATCGCCCTGCTGGCCGGGGTAATCTCGGGCGTCCTGCTGACCGTCGCGGTCGTCAGCGTGGTGTTCGTGGGCTACCGGCGCGGGCTGAACCCGGACACGCTGGCGGGGCCGGTGGTGACGACGACGGGCGACGTGGTCGGTATCGCGACGCTGCTGGTGGCGACTCGCCTCGTCCTCGCGCTGGGGGGCGGGTAG
- a CDS encoding magnesium transporter produces MLPVLIVLTAIELGSGIVLDTFESTLLRYPTLLVLVPVTIGMAGNLGSILAARLSTALHLGLLSFDADDERLAGNAVATIALAVTVFPLVGAGAWLLQTALSTARLTLPMVVAVALTSGVVLAALAVAVTTITTYAAYRFELDPDDVVIPVVTNVCDVLGVLVLFGVVRLLV; encoded by the coding sequence ATGCTGCCGGTGCTGATCGTGTTGACGGCCATCGAACTCGGGAGCGGCATCGTCCTCGATACGTTCGAGTCGACGCTGCTTCGCTACCCGACGCTGCTCGTGCTCGTCCCGGTCACCATCGGGATGGCCGGCAATCTGGGGAGCATCCTCGCGGCGCGCCTGTCGACGGCGCTGCATCTGGGGCTGCTCTCCTTCGACGCCGACGACGAGCGGCTGGCGGGCAACGCGGTCGCCACCATCGCGCTGGCTGTCACCGTCTTCCCGCTCGTGGGCGCCGGCGCGTGGCTGTTGCAGACAGCGCTGTCAACAGCTCGCCTCACGCTCCCGATGGTGGTCGCGGTCGCGCTGACCAGCGGCGTCGTGCTGGCGGCGCTGGCCGTCGCCGTCACGACGATAACGACCTACGCGGCCTACCGGTTCGAGCTGGACCCCGACGACGTGGTCATCCCCGTCGTGACGAACGTCTGTGACGTGCTGGGCGTGCTCGTGCTCTTTGGCGTCGTGCGGCTACTGGTGTAG
- a CDS encoding DUF7130 family rubredoxin-like protein, protein MEDTNSTSSEDVSVQRNEEIYNDDGVLVGIVGDATEEGFRVETVADATVEHGDAATTDEETPGQEFGEGYIMWRCTECGEMGELDDGLPAECPNCGAPKEALATQRED, encoded by the coding sequence ATGGAAGACACCAACTCGACGTCTTCGGAGGACGTCTCGGTCCAGCGCAACGAGGAGATATACAACGACGACGGCGTGCTCGTCGGTATCGTCGGCGACGCCACCGAAGAGGGGTTCAGGGTCGAGACGGTGGCCGATGCGACCGTCGAACACGGCGACGCGGCGACGACCGACGAGGAGACCCCCGGCCAGGAGTTCGGCGAGGGCTACATCATGTGGCGCTGCACGGAGTGTGGCGAGATGGGCGAACTCGACGACGGCCTCCCGGCGGAGTGTCCCAACTGCGGCGCGCCGAAGGAGGCCCTCGCGACCCAGCGGGAGGACTGA
- a CDS encoding ABC transporter ATP-binding protein, whose protein sequence is MGDVTFDDVRKEYDDTTAVEGLDLEIEDGEFVTLVGPSGCGKSTSLETVAGLTEPTSGAVYIDGENVTGLPPKDRDIAMVFQNIALFPHMDVYDNISYGLRLRDTDSDEVDRRVDEAAEMVQMQGMLDRMPDEMSGGQQQRVAIARAIVREPAVFLMDEPLANLDAKLRVHMRTQLQELHRKLGTTIIYVTHNQEEAMTMSSRIAVMNEGELQQFDEPLECYYRPKNRFVAGFIGSPSMNFIEGRLTDEGVETDHFTLAVDRDLPGTQAGQPVTVGVRPEDITIAERATFETDSGPVDVQDASEMDGTYSDPIEVITDVLEPVGDDIFVYTRFPEQAARGGSVAASGEPDEGRAGSDAASTAGPVASAEGETGPASSDAGDDSGSVEAGENTSEERLLMSIPPMPDMSTYEAEGQRTEIVLNREMVHLFDGETGEAITHGLTPEAASDRGESATAESD, encoded by the coding sequence ATGGGAGACGTAACCTTCGACGACGTTCGGAAGGAGTACGACGATACGACTGCAGTCGAGGGCCTCGACCTCGAAATCGAGGACGGCGAGTTCGTCACGCTCGTCGGGCCTTCGGGCTGTGGGAAGTCCACCTCGCTCGAAACGGTGGCGGGGCTGACCGAACCCACCAGCGGGGCCGTCTACATCGACGGCGAGAACGTGACGGGGCTGCCGCCGAAAGACCGCGACATCGCGATGGTGTTCCAGAACATCGCGCTGTTTCCCCACATGGACGTCTACGACAACATCAGCTACGGCCTGCGCCTGCGGGACACCGACAGTGACGAGGTCGACCGCCGGGTCGACGAGGCCGCCGAGATGGTCCAGATGCAGGGGATGTTAGACCGCATGCCCGACGAGATGTCCGGCGGGCAGCAACAGCGCGTCGCCATCGCCCGCGCCATCGTCCGCGAGCCGGCGGTGTTCCTGATGGACGAGCCGCTGGCCAACTTGGACGCCAAGCTCCGGGTCCACATGCGGACCCAGCTACAGGAGCTCCACCGGAAACTGGGCACCACCATCATCTACGTCACCCACAACCAGGAGGAGGCGATGACGATGTCCAGCCGCATCGCGGTGATGAACGAGGGGGAGCTCCAGCAGTTCGACGAACCGCTGGAGTGTTACTACCGACCGAAGAACCGCTTTGTCGCCGGGTTCATCGGGTCGCCGTCGATGAACTTTATCGAGGGTCGGCTCACCGACGAGGGCGTCGAGACGGACCACTTCACCCTCGCTGTCGACCGCGACCTGCCCGGGACCCAGGCCGGCCAGCCCGTCACCGTCGGCGTCCGGCCGGAGGACATCACCATCGCCGAGCGGGCGACCTTCGAGACGGACTCCGGGCCGGTCGACGTGCAGGACGCGAGCGAGATGGACGGGACGTACTCCGACCCCATCGAGGTCATCACTGACGTGCTGGAACCGGTCGGGGACGACATCTTCGTCTACACCCGCTTTCCCGAACAGGCCGCGCGCGGTGGGTCGGTCGCTGCGTCGGGGGAGCCAGACGAGGGCCGGGCGGGGAGCGACGCGGCCAGCACGGCCGGTCCGGTGGCCAGCGCCGAAGGCGAGACGGGGCCGGCCAGTTCGGACGCCGGCGACGACAGCGGCTCGGTCGAGGCCGGCGAGAACACGAGTGAGGAACGCCTCCTGATGAGCATTCCGCCGATGCCGGATATGTCGACCTACGAGGCCGAGGGCCAGCGCACTGAAATCGTGCTGAATCGCGAGATGGTCCACCTCTTCGACGGCGAGACCGGCGAGGCCATCACACACGGGCTCACACCCGAGGCAGCCAGCGACCGCGGGGAGTCCGCCACGGCCGAGAGCGACTGA
- a CDS encoding carbohydrate ABC transporter permease has product MGAETGRGTTTGAEDEDKNFVQQWASGSISNPERTYKVLFYIVAISFLVTTLFPFYWLAVVALTPQGNLTDVGLLPNGFNPSAFVEVFTTVPFHIYMLNSLIIGLLTTALVLLLASLAGYAFGRFEFPGRTPLMLIFLAISYFPPAAFLLPLFELFTANITFFTLPGGTEVTSPMLFNGPGAMVLPYSALFLPLSIFILTTFYSQIPDGLEDAARIEGNTRLGALFKVIMPLSAPGVATAGVLTFIAVYNEYFFAFLMTDGRAQNWGTIVWGLLSYQGRFQTSYNLMAAASLVGVVPIAILVVIAQEKIVSGLTAGGLKE; this is encoded by the coding sequence ATGGGTGCCGAGACCGGTCGAGGGACCACCACTGGGGCCGAGGACGAGGACAAGAACTTCGTCCAGCAATGGGCCAGCGGCAGCATCTCGAACCCGGAACGGACCTACAAGGTGCTGTTCTACATCGTCGCCATCTCGTTTCTGGTGACGACGCTGTTCCCGTTCTACTGGCTCGCGGTCGTCGCGCTGACGCCACAGGGGAACCTGACCGACGTCGGTCTGTTGCCCAACGGCTTCAACCCTAGCGCGTTCGTCGAGGTGTTCACCACGGTGCCGTTCCACATCTACATGCTGAACAGCCTCATCATCGGCCTGTTGACGACGGCGCTGGTTTTGCTGCTGGCGAGTCTCGCGGGCTACGCCTTCGGGCGCTTCGAGTTCCCGGGGCGGACCCCGCTCATGCTCATCTTTCTCGCCATCAGCTACTTCCCCCCGGCGGCGTTCCTGCTGCCGCTGTTCGAGCTGTTCACCGCGAACATCACGTTCTTCACGCTACCCGGCGGGACCGAAGTCACGAGCCCGATGCTGTTCAACGGGCCCGGCGCGATGGTGTTACCCTACAGCGCCCTCTTCCTCCCGCTGTCTATCTTCATCCTGACGACGTTCTACAGCCAGATTCCGGACGGGTTAGAGGACGCCGCCCGCATCGAGGGCAACACCCGTCTGGGCGCGCTGTTCAAAGTCATCATGCCGCTGTCGGCCCCCGGTGTCGCCACCGCGGGCGTGCTGACGTTCATCGCCGTCTACAACGAGTACTTCTTCGCCTTCCTGATGACCGACGGCCGCGCCCAGAACTGGGGCACCATCGTCTGGGGGTTGCTCAGCTACCAGGGCCGGTTCCAGACCTCGTACAACCTCATGGCCGCGGCGAGCCTGGTGGGGGTCGTTCCCATCGCCATCCTCGTCGTCATCGCACAGGAGAAGATTGTCAGCGGCCTGACCGCTGGCGGACTCAAAGAATGA
- a CDS encoding carbohydrate ABC transporter permease, with protein sequence MATETGTERSLSLSSPGRWIESLSDTQFAYLLLTPCLILFGVIAFWPLLRTFQMSLHADLLYGPERIGPFVGLQNYVELLTGERNAALPRPFFDPSQIFTSALTVTVIFTVVSVFFETVLGFGQALILNQEFRGRRWARVAIILPWAVPIVIQGMIFFLLFQPTIGFLVEPLNQLGVFSSTPQANSVDSLIIVIVADVWKTSAFMALIILAGLQSIDRSLYDVADVAGASKFERFRTITLPLVLPSVLVAMLFRTIGAMRVFGLIETVSSCSTVPSLSCLVVQAFSSSRYASAATVAFVTAAIIGLVVSVYIVKFADVEGAGGF encoded by the coding sequence ATGGCCACCGAAACCGGAACGGAACGGTCCCTCTCGCTTTCCTCCCCGGGGCGCTGGATTGAGAGCCTGAGCGACACCCAGTTCGCGTACCTGTTGCTGACGCCGTGTCTGATACTCTTCGGTGTCATCGCCTTCTGGCCCCTGTTGCGGACGTTCCAGATGTCGCTGCACGCCGACCTGTTGTACGGCCCAGAGCGCATCGGGCCCTTCGTCGGGCTGCAGAACTACGTCGAACTCCTCACCGGGGAGCGAAACGCCGCCTTGCCCCGCCCCTTCTTCGACCCGAGCCAGATATTCACGAGCGCGTTAACGGTGACCGTCATCTTCACCGTCGTGAGCGTCTTCTTCGAGACGGTGCTGGGCTTCGGCCAGGCGCTCATCCTCAACCAGGAGTTCCGGGGCCGGCGCTGGGCGCGGGTCGCTATCATCCTCCCGTGGGCGGTGCCCATCGTCATCCAGGGGATGATCTTCTTCCTCCTCTTCCAGCCGACCATCGGCTTCCTCGTGGAGCCGCTGAACCAGCTCGGCGTCTTCTCGTCGACGCCACAGGCAAACAGCGTCGACTCGCTCATCATCGTCATCGTCGCCGACGTCTGGAAGACCTCGGCGTTCATGGCGCTCATCATCCTGGCGGGGCTCCAGAGCATCGACCGGTCGCTGTACGACGTCGCAGACGTGGCCGGCGCCTCGAAGTTCGAGCGCTTCCGGACCATCACGCTGCCGCTCGTGCTCCCGTCGGTACTGGTCGCGATGCTGTTCCGGACCATCGGCGCGATGCGGGTGTTCGGCCTCATCGAGACCGTCTCCTCGTGTAGCACCGTGCCGTCGCTGTCCTGTCTGGTCGTCCAGGCCTTCAGCTCCAGCCGGTACGCGTCGGCCGCGACGGTGGCGTTCGTGACGGCGGCCATCATCGGTCTCGTCGTCTCCGTCTACATCGTGAAGTTCGCCGACGTTGAGGGGGCAGGTGGTTTCTGA
- a CDS encoding extracellular solute-binding protein, with product MAPTDGDRSRAVDRRRFVRALGATGLAASGGLAGCLSRGSAGPQTIEIAANTDVKENIGQIAGKLHEVGLSDEIELTAIAGVSSSGSRKQQYNRWLSGNLEQPALFMMDSGWSIPFILRDQLVDISEIRPALADTIQQEYFETFVRSIEDRTGGLYGVPLFPTTGTMLYRKDLVKEAGFSPERNNWATEPLSWQRFSEVTKETMDATDTRWGFSFQANSYEGLACCDFKEFTGSWGGSYFGEKQNLFGPVGERPVTVDSDPVVNATRMVRTFIEGDTRNPLASVTGDIAPRAVLQWQEETSRRPFSNGNVVMHRNWPYAIAIGGAEDAYGRDLGVMPMPYGVTEEQAKYDGYGGTTSSLGGWHVALNPNTPKRERALEVMEAMTEPEMQLFLFELLGWLPPRPALFETERMRQVPVMGRYVETLKLTVENSTPRPVTVAWPQESTKIAQQANAAFSGDGTPSQRMQTLKDQLQAIEEASERKDAAGGGPGSQGTATSGGG from the coding sequence ATGGCTCCGACTGACGGCGACCGGTCGCGGGCCGTCGACCGGCGTCGGTTCGTGCGAGCGCTCGGCGCGACCGGGCTGGCGGCGAGCGGGGGCCTCGCGGGCTGTCTCTCGCGGGGCTCGGCCGGTCCCCAGACGATAGAGATAGCGGCCAACACCGACGTCAAAGAGAACATCGGCCAGATAGCGGGGAAACTCCACGAGGTCGGCCTCTCGGATGAGATCGAGCTGACGGCCATCGCGGGCGTCTCCTCGTCCGGGTCGCGCAAACAGCAGTACAACCGCTGGCTGTCGGGCAACCTCGAACAGCCGGCGCTGTTCATGATGGACAGCGGCTGGTCGATCCCCTTTATCCTCCGGGACCAACTGGTCGACATCTCGGAGATTCGACCGGCGCTGGCCGACACTATCCAGCAGGAGTACTTCGAGACCTTCGTCCGGTCCATCGAGGACCGGACCGGGGGGCTCTACGGGGTGCCGCTCTTCCCCACCACGGGGACGATGCTCTACCGGAAGGACCTCGTGAAGGAGGCCGGCTTCTCGCCCGAGCGGAACAACTGGGCGACCGAGCCCCTCAGCTGGCAGCGCTTCTCGGAGGTGACGAAGGAGACGATGGACGCCACGGACACCAGGTGGGGCTTCTCGTTTCAGGCGAACTCTTACGAGGGGCTGGCCTGCTGTGACTTCAAGGAGTTCACCGGCTCCTGGGGCGGGTCGTACTTCGGCGAGAAGCAGAACCTCTTCGGGCCCGTCGGCGAGCGCCCCGTCACCGTCGACAGCGACCCGGTGGTCAACGCGACGCGGATGGTGCGGACCTTCATCGAGGGCGACACCCGGAACCCGCTGGCGTCGGTCACCGGCGACATCGCTCCGCGGGCCGTCCTCCAGTGGCAGGAGGAGACCTCGCGTCGCCCCTTCTCGAACGGGAACGTGGTGATGCACCGGAACTGGCCCTACGCTATCGCCATCGGCGGCGCGGAGGACGCCTACGGACGGGACCTCGGCGTGATGCCGATGCCCTACGGCGTGACGGAGGAACAGGCCAAATACGATGGGTACGGCGGCACGACTTCGTCGCTCGGTGGCTGGCACGTCGCGCTCAACCCCAACACGCCAAAGCGCGAGCGGGCACTCGAAGTGATGGAAGCGATGACCGAACCGGAGATGCAGCTGTTCCTCTTCGAGCTGCTCGGCTGGCTCCCGCCGCGGCCGGCGCTGTTCGAGACGGAGCGGATGCGACAGGTGCCCGTGATGGGCCGGTACGTCGAGACGCTGAAGCTGACGGTGGAGAACTCGACCCCGCGGCCGGTGACGGTCGCGTGGCCACAGGAGTCGACGAAGATCGCACAGCAAGCCAACGCCGCGTTCAGCGGCGACGGAACCCCCAGTCAGCGCATGCAGACGCTCAAAGACCAACTGCAAGCCATCGAGGAGGCATCGGAGCGGAAAGACGCCGCGGGCGGTGGCCCCGGCTCACAGGGCACTGCGACCTCGGGAGGCGGGTGA
- a CDS encoding nucleoside recognition protein, producing the protein MSLLAELPPVSSLVALLADVASRVLRIALFLSIGVFLANLAVSFGLVEKIAVVSQYLTGPANLPDEVGTAILTTTASPTAGYGMLADFRESGVLDDRATLVAVTINTFFGFAQHIVTFYVPILIPILGARVGLLYVTTRGLVALAITLTGIAAGALLLDSSNVDRGVLTDEMTPDGGETDADETGPPTKAQRVSEALGETREKLGEILPRLAGIYVVVALLVAYSEEILALLGGSGQALTTAADGLTGLLGLPGAAVPVVAAFALDTTSGAAVIAPLIENGTFTARTAVATMLVGGIVSFAVSTFKRSIPFQYGIWGRDFGSKVIAVNTGLKIGWIALALVVLLAP; encoded by the coding sequence ATGTCGCTGTTAGCCGAACTCCCACCAGTGAGTTCGCTGGTCGCGCTGCTCGCCGACGTCGCCTCGCGGGTTCTGCGAATCGCCCTCTTCCTCTCGATAGGCGTCTTCCTCGCGAACCTCGCGGTGTCGTTCGGGCTGGTCGAGAAGATAGCCGTCGTCTCGCAGTATCTCACCGGGCCGGCGAACCTCCCCGACGAGGTGGGGACCGCCATTCTGACGACGACGGCCTCGCCGACCGCTGGCTACGGGATGCTCGCGGACTTCCGCGAGTCGGGCGTGCTCGACGACCGCGCGACGCTGGTCGCGGTGACCATCAACACGTTCTTCGGCTTCGCCCAGCACATCGTCACGTTCTACGTCCCGATTCTGATTCCGATTCTGGGCGCCCGCGTCGGACTGTTGTACGTCACGACGCGGGGACTGGTCGCGCTGGCCATCACGCTGACGGGTATCGCCGCGGGGGCGCTCTTGCTCGATAGCTCGAACGTCGACCGCGGGGTGTTGACCGACGAGATGACGCCGGACGGCGGTGAGACGGATGCGGACGAAACGGGGCCGCCGACGAAGGCACAGCGAGTGTCCGAGGCCCTCGGCGAGACCCGCGAGAAGCTCGGCGAGATTCTCCCGCGGCTGGCCGGCATCTACGTCGTCGTCGCCCTGCTGGTCGCGTACTCCGAGGAGATTCTGGCGCTGCTTGGCGGCTCCGGACAGGCGCTGACGACCGCCGCCGACGGGCTGACCGGGCTGCTCGGTCTCCCAGGCGCTGCGGTCCCGGTCGTCGCCGCTTTCGCGCTCGATACGACCTCCGGCGCGGCCGTCATCGCGCCGCTCATCGAGAACGGCACCTTCACGGCCAGAACGGCGGTGGCGACGATGCTCGTCGGCGGCATCGTCTCCTTCGCCGTCTCGACGTTCAAACGCTCCATCCCGTTCCAGTACGGCATCTGGGGCCGGGACTTTGGCTCGAAGGTCATCGCGGTGAATACGGGCCTGAAGATAGGGTGGATTGCGCTGGCGCTGGTCGTGCTGTTGGCACCCTGA
- a CDS encoding CBS domain-containing protein, with translation MQTPARTITPGSPIVEAATRLRDEGIGSLVVERNGECVGIITESDIVAVTAEEGDTRELTVGDVMATALVTIAPEADLEVAVDRLRTHGIKKLPVVEDGELVGILTTTDISRYVPHITRPDASREPQPERRRFTRPDTLYEDDDWEFDSYGIADGIDVGDHVRFAKTLSEADVERFAEVSGDTNRLHLDDEFASGSRFGRRIVHGTLVSGLISAALARLPGLTIYLSQELSYRGPVDIGERVTAHCEVVEQLKKDRFRLATAVDDSDGECVVEGDAVVISDPIPDTA, from the coding sequence ATGCAGACGCCCGCACGGACCATCACGCCCGGGAGCCCCATCGTCGAAGCGGCGACCCGGCTCCGCGACGAGGGTATCGGCTCGCTGGTCGTCGAGCGCAACGGGGAGTGTGTCGGCATCATCACCGAGAGCGACATCGTCGCCGTCACGGCCGAGGAGGGCGACACGCGCGAGCTCACCGTCGGGGACGTGATGGCGACGGCGCTGGTGACTATCGCCCCCGAGGCGGACCTGGAGGTCGCCGTCGACCGCCTGCGCACACACGGCATCAAGAAGCTGCCCGTGGTCGAGGACGGCGAACTCGTGGGCATCCTCACGACGACGGATATCTCCCGGTACGTCCCCCACATCACTCGGCCCGACGCGTCCCGGGAACCCCAGCCCGAGCGCCGGCGCTTTACCCGCCCCGACACGCTGTACGAGGACGACGACTGGGAGTTCGACAGCTACGGCATCGCCGACGGCATCGACGTGGGCGACCACGTCCGCTTCGCCAAGACGCTCTCGGAGGCCGACGTCGAGCGGTTCGCGGAGGTCAGCGGCGACACGAACCGGCTGCATCTGGACGACGAGTTCGCCAGCGGGAGCCGCTTTGGCCGCCGCATCGTCCACGGCACCCTCGTCTCCGGTCTCATCAGCGCCGCCCTCGCCAGACTGCCGGGGCTGACCATCTACCTCTCGCAGGAGCTCTCCTATCGCGGCCCGGTCGACATCGGCGAGCGCGTCACCGCCCACTGCGAGGTGGTCGAACAGCTCAAGAAAGACCGGTTCCGGCTGGCGACGGCCGTCGACGATTCGGACGGGGAGTGCGTCGTCGAGGGCGACGCCGTCGTCATCTCGGACCCGATTCCGGACACTGCATAA
- a CDS encoding lamin tail domain-containing protein translates to MNRHLAGAVLALAVVLAGCSGAVPEGSDEVGTAASLPGDTTRVSVTAVVDGDTIRIEYRNGTTDTVRLVGVDTPEVHAENDPAEFEGVPDTDSGAACLREAGTNASNYAKEQLLGRTVGIATDPNLERRGYYDRLLAYVVVDDRLFNYRLVASGRARVYDSEFSRGDSFTAAETSAREQRRGLWRCVAPGSATWEPATATASPSGLALTAIHEDAAGNDNENLNDEYLVFANRGDDTLVLTGWTVTDAAGRSYTFGSYALAAGDSVTLYSGSGTDTAGARYWGSGRAVWNNDGDTVTVRTDAGSVALERAY, encoded by the coding sequence ATGAATCGTCACCTCGCGGGGGCCGTACTCGCGCTGGCGGTCGTCCTGGCCGGCTGTAGCGGCGCCGTCCCGGAGGGGAGCGACGAGGTCGGGACGGCGGCCTCGCTGCCGGGCGACACCACCCGGGTCAGCGTCACCGCCGTCGTCGACGGCGACACGATCCGCATCGAGTACCGGAACGGCACGACTGACACTGTCCGGCTGGTCGGCGTCGATACGCCAGAGGTCCACGCCGAGAACGACCCGGCGGAGTTCGAGGGCGTCCCCGACACCGATTCGGGGGCGGCCTGTCTCCGCGAGGCCGGGACGAACGCCTCGAACTACGCGAAAGAACAGCTGCTCGGTCGCACCGTCGGCATCGCCACGGACCCGAATCTGGAGCGCCGTGGCTACTACGACCGCCTGCTCGCCTACGTCGTCGTCGACGACCGCCTGTTCAACTACCGGCTCGTGGCGTCGGGCCGCGCGCGGGTCTACGACAGCGAGTTCTCGCGGGGCGACAGCTTCACCGCCGCCGAGACGAGCGCCCGCGAACAGCGCCGCGGGCTCTGGCGGTGTGTCGCCCCCGGTTCGGCGACGTGGGAGCCGGCCACGGCGACGGCCAGCCCGTCGGGACTCGCACTCACGGCTATTCACGAGGACGCCGCGGGCAACGACAACGAGAACCTGAACGACGAGTATCTCGTCTTCGCGAACCGCGGCGACGACACGCTGGTCCTCACCGGCTGGACCGTCACCGACGCCGCGGGCCGGAGCTACACCTTCGGGAGCTACGCGCTCGCCGCCGGCGATAGCGTCACGCTCTACAGCGGCAGCGGGACCGACACCGCCGGCGCGCGCTACTGGGGGTCGGGCCGCGCCGTCTGGAACAACGACGGCGACACCGTCACCGTCCGGACCGACGCGGGCAGCGTGGCGCTCGAACGAGCCTACTAA